In Apium graveolens cultivar Ventura chromosome 10, ASM990537v1, whole genome shotgun sequence, the following are encoded in one genomic region:
- the LOC141692964 gene encoding uncharacterized protein LOC141692964 yields MMDESDNLTFRVKFGGDGESKLQHRVKVKLKEFMGDYTDDTLVEYVIVLLKNGRRKVEAKKELDVFLGDDSDCFMSWLWDHLGKHLDLYVQPSDALLNEVAKEKSSPKEQPTKIDTCHMDAEQEREKPNKLLRNRHGRQWKGIVEYAVETIPLHSMVTINNRMDEDVQMKVDHLKLSLSQPILQRKRHWANERIPLKQDEVSKAITNAPRRLLQVAVRDALGSPNMNSLGSEPSLKRIRSVVSASAGHASFGIRTQRIQSVARVPNGSMAVAIKAVAEAAKDAGEVRSSGNVYNRLGCGAYELDTFEHIEKFRVSPAEVVEEDGNFDYLSEEVQSAHLRMNDFDDRYSKNRTSLESYAGVYSDGVSNNELYEGGPIRGRKTMDVSDSNVSVMNKDDDSLMVQYNVAGKAGQSTSKPRKDQYQSLAADASNKIVNISVNVNTWKPSQYQEKREVRESEEGAGKLNAQLMKENSGPFLAGNGNATEGQRESQKSLSSTVGSFCCYQGQSFSAHQQVWGCTKSYYHNRCNRATKRVSLCRIHEKRSGRTCFVT; encoded by the exons ATGATGGATGAGAGTGATAATTTGACGTTCAGAGTTAAATTCGGTGGCGATGGAGAATCCAAGTTACAGCATCGAGTCAAGGTTAAACTCAAGGAGTTTATGGGTGATTATACTGACGATACTCTCGTG GAATATGTTATTGTCTTGCTTAAAAACGGCAGGCGAAAAGTAGAAGCAAAGAAAGAGTTGGATGTCTTTTTGGGTGATGATAGTGACTGTTTCATGTCTTG GTTGTGGGATCATTTAGGAAAACATTTAGATCTGTATGTTCAACCCAGCGATGCATTGCTAAATGAAGTTGCCAAAGAAAAATCCTCACCTAAAGAGCAGCCTACAAAAATAGACACTTGTCACATGGACGCTGAACAGGAAAGAGAAAAACCAAATAAATTATTAAGAAACAGACATGGAAGGCAGTGGAAAGGCATAGTAGAGTATGCTGTTGAAACCATTCCACTTCATAGCATGGTGACAATAAATAATCGCATGGATGAAGATGTTCAAATGAAAGTTGATCATCTAAAACTATCACTGTCTCAGCCAATATTGCAGAGGAAAAGGCACTGGGCTAATGAGAGGATCCCGTTGAAG CAAGATGAGGTTTCTAAAGCAATTACCAATGCCCCTCGGAGGCTGCTGCAAGTTGCAGTGAGAGATGCTCTTGGCTCCCCCAACATGAATAGTTTGGGTTCAGAGCCTTCATTGAAGCGTATACGATCAGTGGTTTCTGCCTCTGCTGGACATGCATCATTTGGAATTCGAACTCAGAGAATCCAGTCAGTTGCGAGGGTGCCGAATGGCTCCATGGCAGTTGCTATCAAAGCTGTTGCTGAAGCTGCCAAAGATGCAGGGGAAGTCAGGTCCTCAGGAAATGTATATAATCGCCTTGGTTGTGGTGCGTATGAATTAGACACCTTTGAGCACATTGAAAAGTTTAGAGTATCTCCTGCTGAAGTTGTTGAAGAAGATGGAAATTTTGACTATCTTTCAGAGGAAGTTCAATCAGCTCATCTTCGTATGAATGACTTTGATGACCGATATTCTAAGAATAGGACTTCATTAGAAAGTTATGCTGGAGTTTATTCTGATGGTGTGTCTAATAATGAACTTTATGAGGGCGGTCCTATTCGGGGCCGTAAAACTATGGATGTTTCTGACTCTAACGTATCTGTTATGAATAAAGATGATGATTCACTGATGGTGCAGTATAATGTTGCTGGTAAGGCTGGTCAAAGCACCTCCAAACCAAGGAAGGATCAGTATCAGTCTCTTGCTGCAGATGCTTCCAATAAGATAGTAAATATATCTGTAAACGTAAACACCTGGAAACCATCTCAGTATCAGGAGAAGAGGGAGGTTCGAGAGAGTGAGGAAGGAGCTGGCAAATTAAATGCTCAGCTGATGAAGGAGAACAGCGGTCCTTTTTTGGCTGGTAATGGAAAT GCTACTGAAGGTCAGAGGGAATCTCAAAAGTCTTTGTCCTCCACTGTTG GTTCATTTTGCTGCTACCAAGGACAGTCTTTCTCGGCACATCAACAAGTTTGGGGATGTACTAAAAGTTATTATCATAATAGATGCAACAGGGCAACCAAAAGG GTCAGCTTATGTAGAATTCATGAAAAGAGAAGCGGCAGAACATGCTTTGTCACTTGA